TAATTGTGCTCATTATGGAATGATCCGCGAAATAGATGAATGAAACGAGTTGATACGTGAACAATATGCTGATAACACGACACTGTTTGTGTTCGTGTCCATTCTGTACTGGCTTTGCTACTTGAGTGAGACTCGAGAGGTTGAGTCATCTAAGTTACGTATGTCGAGTTCCTTCATCGAATACTCAGAGTTTGAAACGTTTTACGCCCATTTCATTTGCAGATTACGTAAATTTTGAAGTAGGGCTTAACAGTTTAGCAGCCCGTTGATCTGACTCCGAGTTGTTGAACGTATGAGTATTTCATGTACATAAACTATCTATTTAACTCTGTATATTACATCTAGGCCAACCCTGTTTTTGAGACCATGATAATATGAAGCCAGAAACGAGACAGATATTAAGAATCAAAAACGGGAGAGCCAAACAAAGCGGAGAGGGTAAACATGCCGAGCGAATAATTGACATGGTGAAAATGTGACCCACAAAAAATAAATTGGTCTGTCTGGAAGccagaataacctatgtgggcttgatATAGTAATGGACACCAAAATATCCAGTTTTGTTTCTTTTACTCGTAcgaattatttgatttattattgtAAGTGTTCTTGTCTAGTTTATTTCGGTAAGACAGTGCAGTTATATTACTATCAATCTACAAGTAGTTATCAAACATAGTAGGCATAATAACAAGTGATCAGGCAAGAGTCTTGTCTTTTCGAAAGATTCCTCTGGCCTATAAGACCATATTACTCTACATTGACATTTTAAATGGGAGGTTGGACAACCATATACACACTCCTAAACGACAGTTGTTCGTTCAGAACGCATATTTATGTGGTATTTGTACTAAGTGTTGATTCCTTTGTACATTATTCAGCAGTTacttcgaattccaaatataataagCTCAGTAGCGGTCTTCGAGTCCTTTCTGCCTTGAATTGGACTATTCTGGGGATTATTAGTTATCAGTTCCACTACTTCTAACTGTCATAGTTTACTAGGCTCATTAACAGGCAATTACTTTTGTATTCATCAGTCCCACCACTAAGAAATGGTGTATACCTTGAAATGCACTCATTATCACTCGAGATACCAATTCTGAATAAAATGTCAATGGAATGGTTAACGATGACTATGAGAAATGGAATACAGTAATTATATGAACGGAGAAAATCGAATTTCAGTAAGAACTATTAACAACAGAAAACGAATAACACCATGAAGACTGAGCAGAAGGTATGAGAATCAATATAAATAACAACACTGAACAGTTGACATCTACAAAATTTAATAAAGAAACCCCGAGTTCACTTCAAATTAGATAGTTTTCTGTCAAAAGAATGATATCAGGCAACACGCTTTTGCATAGGGCGGTTGaaaagtaacaagaagcaaGGACATTCGCAACTCTGGGATTATTCAAGAAAGACTTTATTGTCAACGGTCTGGCACCATACAGCCACAATATGGGATAACAAAGTGTTACGGGAAGAAACAGGAATATTTATCAACTGCTACATTGAATATCGTTAAGTTCACTCTGCTTTGAATATACTTGTTGTGTTCACTTTCGAACTTCTTTGTTGATAACTTGCATCACGGGTATTTTTGCCGTTTTAGTTTAGAATTTTGGAATTTTCGACACGGAATTCTAAAAACTGAAGGTTTGTCGCACACCTTAAGTCTAACTGAAGGCGTTAAGGGAATTGTCATCTTTTCGGGATCTTGCTGTCACTTCAAGACACTCAGGACGTCAGTAGGTATTGCATCCATAATTTGATGAAATGTGAGCGAGGCTGACTCAACTTCAGACGACGGACGAGTGTTGCGGTAGGGATGTGAAATCATGGTAATCAATTTTTATCTCTGGATATGCATCAGTGAGGTCAAGATGATAATTGGAAGTATTTGAAATAGTGTGCTAACCAGGAGTTCTCGAAGTGGTGCTATTTAAGGCAGGTAGAACTAAATGAGCACAAATGAATGTTTTATATTTGAAGCTCGTGATGAGCACGTAAACAGGTACAAAGGAATTATCAGTTAGTACAAGTACTACATTAATCTTTGCAAAAATATGCATCCATTCAGTTGTGAGAAATCATTTGGAGTGAGAAGCGGATACTGGTGTGTTTCTAGGTAGTCATCTAGTTCAGTTGAAAAATAAGCACATGTCCATATTGAATCATAACATTTTTACCACTATAATTAGTGCTGCACATGAGAAATAATTCACTAGTTCGAGAACACTTAAAGCTTCCAATAAGTTTAGTTTTTTGTCTAATAAACTGTGCCACGTATGGCACTAAGCGTTCTGGTTGGAAAACAAGTTTCGCATGTGATTCCAAACGTAACCTAGCTTTTACTTCCGTACAGTAATTAAgattgaagataccacaggcaTTGTGatttgacaacactttatcCAGTAACACCTATGATTGAATCGTGCGCAATTGCTTGATGGTGATCGGTTTTgagtaatccagaatggccgctactttgcttctaagaggtcggatgccttgcGCATCAGCAATATGTCCGAGAAAATCTAGAAAGTCGGCGCCCATTcgacatttctgaatgtttacataATTCCGTAATGTCATTCAGGTTCGTTTGAggcttttctttgactgaagAAACATTGACATTAGGAGATTTCGTTATTTCTAGGATGCAGTGGGCAGATGCAGCCTGCTCTTCTACGGCGTTGTTCTGAAACGAGATCAGAAAAGCTTGCACCTGTTGGGGTGGTTTAGATAAGAAAAGTTGTATGAATAGACCGTCATCGAAAGTTCTTTGGCCAATTACCTCTCCCATTCGTAGCAACATGTCCATCGCTGAATCATGTTGAAGGTCGATATTATTAAGCAGTTCATCCAACCTTTGTCTATCACTTAGTTCTCTGTGTTTCAGAATCGACGTCTTacagtttcgtaaggttccgaaacaccactagtaaacatactaggtgtgacgtGCCTGTTTAATTCGCGCGGTAGTGCCTTGACTACTGCGATGAATTGTGAGTGTGGATCAGTCATGCTGCGCTCGTAGAAGTCAGCCTTTGCGTAGCAGAACCAAGCTTCAATATTGTTCGGCCCAAGCGGCATCATCTGAAACGAGTGGTGCAGAGTCTTGACCTTATGTAGCTTAAAATTGTGTTACTTCATGAGTAATTTAAATTACCAGGATGAACGAGGGAAAAGTATTCAAAAACAcgaaaaaatatcacaatatgtataaaaataaagtAATGATTTATGAAGTTCCGAAAGGAACCAGTATCACAGTCTATAGGTgggtgtaccagatcacattTGGCTCACCAATGAATATGTCACAGGTATTTTaatttgacaacactttaatcAGCCGCACCTATGACTGAATCGTGCCCactcagtgaaatcaaaagtcagaagcgaggaagttggaagatatatttgatagatcatCAATATATCtataagtgactgatctaaactggctaatgatcgtaggagaagttgagcacggtgTTCCCACTCGtaatctggtgcggatgcatgactgagcgccttcagctaggtgagtccattagaACAACgtagtcagcatccaatgttgaacacttacaaagctactgattttggggatttatttaccgctgcaagatcattttgaaaaatattggAAAACATCTGCTTTATTTGGTCAATCACATGAAGATACAAATTTAACTGGAGAGTTGAACGAGATACTTGATTACAATTAAGAATAAATTAGACTCGATCATTAGATTATTAAATTTGATAATGCATTTGATAATTCCCGAAATTTTGATTGGGATATCCGGTGGATTATTTGTGCATTGGTTAGTAGGACGAATGCTCGAGCAACTAAGTTCGTTCCAAGTTTTGTGAAAAATCAAATTAACATCGAATATTATATCCAACTGCAGTTTGATAATACGATTATTAACATAAACGGATGCATGTTTTGGCAGCATTGAGGGTTAGACTTTAGTAAAACATGTACAAAACTGATTCTTTCTCACTATAGATAAGATGATGAAGGTTTTTTGCGTCTGTGAAACCCCGCTTATTGCCAGCCACTTTACATTTTGCGCATTTGTGACTATTGAGGGGGCGGAAACGTGTGAATCGTCATGCCAAGCAGTTTCAGCAACCAATGGGAGGTCTTCTTAGGCGACATGGATTGGAGCACAGGATATAAAACATTCGGTCTGGACGAGAAAATTCTCGCGAATCATGCTTTGAGACATCAATGATACGGTCTGAATGAGAAATTTTTATTACGTCAAATGAAATAGGGTTAATGGAGGGCATATGATCAGAATTCGGACATTCGTCCAATTAAGTATCGTTCTTAACATTAATAATACGACAacattcatttataataatttgCAACATAAGACTGGTTTCTGACTCTATTCTGCACAAAATTCTGGTACGCATGTCTAAGTCTGACGATGGTTGCAATCCGCCTACAAAGAAAAAGCATTTAAATTCTTCTGAAATTGAATGCACCCTAGGGTTCTCACAATACTCATTAAAAAACGGAACATGTGTGACGAAATAATCTTAAGGCCTCTCATCAGTTTTAAGATAATTATATCACAGAACAAATGAAGAAATGAGTATTAGAATTTCCTATTGGCTTTTGCACAGTGGTACCAAGAGAAAAATCGTGGGGCTTTTTGGCAAGAAAAGATAATCTCCAAAAGCCTGTACCAACGTTGACAAAGTTACAAAATTCAGGCAATTGGAAAATCATCAGACTTATTCAAAATAGTATTGAAAATTTGGAAGTATGCAGACTGTCTTCATTTGACGGAAATGCAGACAAGAAACAAGTGATATAATCTCTGGACCTGTTCCCGTAGTTGATATGCACTCACTAATCTGCTCATTTTCTCGCTTTTTTTCTCTACCATCAAGCCACATTTGTTAGCTCGCACAAACATTGGGAAAATAAAATTCGTCAACATCATCTTTTTGGCATACATGAAATACTTAAGATGAATTCAGAAACTGCCTCAAAACATGACAGCCCTTGCACCCCGCAGCTCAGTAGCTTAAAGGATTGTATAGTCCCCTCCTGGTCAGATGAAACTGCTCTTGATCAAAATTATTAAGCCCTTCTTTAAATCAGTCTGACAAAGTGTTTAGGCTGTTTTAGTCTGTAAAATTTGGATTATTGCAATAAATAAATGTCTCTATGTAGGCAAACATGAGTATAAATTGCTGGATGTGATAacctacatatttatttatcttagaTTTATTTACTTGGAAAGCTGAAAATTTCACTTGCATGTCTTTTACGGCTTGCTAACAACATTCCTTAACTTGTATATCTCAGCGTGTGCTTCTAGTCACTTGATTTGaactttgtctgagatagtcaGTTGCCACGGCTTTGTTTCGCATTCTAGAAATTATAAACCGCTGggaactataataataatgactatgGATTCAGTGAACTTACGAAACATCTGGTTAATTTTGAAGATTTCCTCAGTGAAAATTCACTGATTCATTGACTTGAAGGAACTAACAAACCAATCGGCTGGGCGTAGTTAAAGTAATTGACCATGATAGCCCAGTCAGAGACCAATGAACACATGAAGAGCTCCATCATTTTCAGTAGACATGTGCTATAATGTGTACTTATAGATGGCAtgggtattcggagtttgacaacactctTACATGTAATGCCTTTATGATCGAAGGATACCGATCAAGTCAGAAGTCAAAAACGAGGGTATTGAactaagatggtggttggaagtagtcAATAGGAAAGcctgaacctaggtttcttGCTACTTGGCACACGTTTGCAAAGTTTacatgtaatcttgagggaactgactCTCCCTGATGGATTCGGTTCCGTGTCACCCATCTTCACAGTCAGAGGTCTTACTACTGAGCTGTGCGGGTCGCGACTGACTTCCTGTAGGACTGGGATGTATCTCAACACAGTGCACACAATGTCAattcacctagactagtggccacattgcaatttGGTCGATAGGGTTCGATCTGCACTGAAAAGAAACTagcatacatgacattgatcaccacccagtgatcaatcaattgcaaATGAGGGTACACGAAGGGTTATTTGGAAAGCTGTAAATATTTTGAGAATCGTTTGATCTAACTGGTCAGTTGTTGAAAGGGATGAGTAACACGCAGTgctcactcgtgatctggtactGATGTGTCGTCTGGAATATTTAGCTAGGGCGTGCCCGGTAAAACTAATGAAATCAGGACTAATGTTGAGGACTCATGGAACCATTCATTTTTGGGATTTATTCACCTCTACACCGGTCTTAGAACAGGAAACTGATGTTCGTGTCAAAGTTTAAAAACTATGGATTTCACGCCGTACAAGATTTTCGTGCAACTTTCAGAGATGTCGACAGTATCGGTTCTACATACTATGTCTAACTCGTTTTCAGATATGAAGTCATGTAGTTTGGGGGTACGATATTGAAATCTTTAATCTGTGACCAACGTAAGAGAGGTATTTGAGTATTTCTCCACATTAGGACTGGTCGATTATATTGGAATCACCACAGCCCAATAGTCACACTTAAGTTTCAGTTTCAACATGTCTGGGCAGGGAGATCGTTTTAACATATTTCCATCTCGGATGTTAGTTCTCTTATTGTCCGACACTGTTTTATCTCCCTATAATCAAATAGGGCACAAACAGCCATGAAAGGAAGACTTAAAGGTGCTCAGAAAGGCCATAGACTTCTAAAACGAAAGGCAGATGCTTTGACCGTTCGTTTCCGTGGAATACTGAAGCAAATAATACAGGTAACTAATCAATAGTTTACTAATAGGTGTAGGCGAAACAGTCAATGGGCGAAGTTATGAAAGAGGCTAATTTCTCACTTGCTAGTGTTAAGTTCACAACAGCAGCAAACATTAACAGCCTAGTATTACAGAATGTAACTAAGGCTCAGAGGAAGGTCAAGACGGATAAAGAAAATGTTGCAGgttggaacattaaaaattacTTTACTTTCCAGGTGTGCAGTTGCCCGTTTTCAAAGTCGTTGTGGAGGGATCTGATAGTAAGTTTGAACTTTGCGAAGAATTGCGTGTATCTTTTGTACTGATTAACTGGGTCTTGCAAATGCAGAGTTTGTGGTTTTGATACCACATTATATTGATGTTCTCCAGTTCTGAGTTGATTATATCGCACATATTGGTTAGTATTAACGTGATTGTACTAACTTATATGTACACTTGTAAGCACATTGTGTCTCATGATATAATAGCTTGAATCTTTATTTCTGTGGACATGGTAAGATGGTGGATTGTAGTCTGGTCGTAGTAGTTAAATTGACTAAGATCTTAGCAGGAATTTAGGTACTGGACGTAATACCATCTGACTTTTCTCAACTCCTGATCGTTCCATGGAGAAATCAGTTTGACTACTGTCATATCTAaaatacagcctctgccagggaagtcctactcactgccttctcgtggcactactgttgtttacgaaagtgagaggacgaaaagcgaatgtccggcgctttaaccggcttggtggacacaggaagttcacctaggggagttagaaaaccctgattccaaacgaatgatgcacatgggctccagtatcctgagggaacaaatagtgtatgaatcaatcattgatcaccggctaccatgggactgcatctcctcacgatgctccactgccttgtggatcagacctttaggtcaaaagctcggggtgtggcctcctaagaaaaccacttccttcagtttgggcacctgggcagtatcagagccctcacacaaatcgaatgagatttgtgcggcgcatatgtatctggtgctttcttgtaccaatatttatgtgtataaataaataaataaaaatattagctTCGATAGCCATCAGACTCTTAACCAGGACTCGTACAGAGCGAACCTggaaaaaccagcttggtttctAAATTGGACATAGATGTGTTATAAATGTTTTCTGTGATTTGGTATCACGAGATTTTCGGTTGTCAACACCAATGAATAGAATGTTAATCGATAGATAATAAAAAATGTGGGAGTTTAGCGAAAGTTAGCTTGTAGGTCAGTCGTTCTCCAATCAGTTAAGGCTTAACTGATAAGCCTAATCTTTGGATATCCTATCAACATGTCATCCAAGTATTCATCCTTCACTAGGTTACGATAAGTAGACATACTTCGTGATGTCCAACTGTAGTTATATATTCCTCGACCTTAAATTATCGTTGGACTCTATTAATTTGGAGGTTCTGCGGCATTGTTTGCTACCAAAAGGCACACTAAAGTATATCAACGTTGTACAGGATCTCTACTCAAACATTTCCGGTCGAGTTAAGGCTCATGACGAACTGTCATAAAAAGTACCAACCTCAAATGGTATTCTTCAGAGTTACCCACTTCATTGAACGTCGTCATGGATATTCTTTCAGAGATATTTCTCTCGTATTCTAACTTTTCAGGAGTTGATTTATTAGATTTGTTCGCTGACCTGGAATACATAGGCGAAATTGTTCTGTTTGATGAAAATGCTGGAGAAATGCGGTCTTTTAATCACCTTAATTAACAATGAGTTTCTATTCACCTGAATAGAAATCCCGCTTCAGGACTAATTTGCGTAATCGCctaaactaatgatagggagtgaagaagCTGAGTGTATTGatccacttcacttatcttgaaattCTCGTTAACCCTGGTTGGCTGGTGCCTGATGAAACCTCGATACTGATTCAGACCTTTACTAACTCATGTTATTGGTGACGTAGGCGATGTATCCGTCTACCAATCAAAGGAcaagtatactgcacagcagttcccTCCATTCTGGTTTGTGGATATGAAATAGCCATTGAGAACAAGGGATATTTGTAGGTTACTGTTGTTTAATCATTGGTGCCTTCTAGCATCAGAATATAATCTTAACTACCGGTATATAACCACCTAGGTTTCATCACAAACACTATAGGATATAAATCTATCTATACCTCAAATAGTGTGACAACACTATTGTCTTAGTCTGCTTTTGTTAAAGCAGTCATATGGTAATATATTGTACTTGTCCTTTGGGGTGAACAGTTTACTTAAATTAAGTTTAACCGTAGTGTTCTTTTTTTGAGAATATTTCATATCGAATACGTTTGATATGTagtatttatttactaattagtgtcgtttgtttgtttctttcacTGTTCTGTAGCATACGAATTGACAGGTTTAGCTGGTGGTGGTCAACAAATCGACCGACTAAAAAAGAACTACAGCAAAGCTGTTGATTTATTAGTTGACTTAGCATCTCTTCAAACGTCTTTCATTACTCTAGACGATATTATAAAAGCAACTAATCGTCGAGTGAATGCCATTGAATTCGGTAAATACATTTTACTTGTCAGTTTTTCTTATATTTGAGTCATTTGTTGCACATTAATGTTGCGTCACAAAATTACTTTTCGAGGCAATGTCAGTTGAATGGTTTATTTATCGTCTAACTAAAAACAAGGATCTGATACATTAATCAGTGTATCACAGAAAATGAGTCGACATCATTTTGATTACAAAAACATGAAAAATTGTAGTATATTAGTATCGATCGGAAAGACGGAGGGTGGTACATGTAAGATACATCAGGAAGCGTCTATTACTCCTTGGTTTCTGTTCTTTTCGCTTTTTATCTAGAGGTTGGGGAATTCTTAAGATTGGTAATCTCTTTTAGCGCATTAATTGTTTCTGAACTGTCAGCAAAGTGTTCGGTTTGCGTGCACTTGGTGTGttacatttaaaacaattacaATCTGATGATCAATCAGTTAGGTAGAACCATTTTTATTAAGGATAGAGCAATAATACACGCACCTGTTTGTTGTGTACCCCGTCTTTTACATTCCAGCATACACTGTAAGAACTCTTCATCAACATATACTAATTATTCTTCTACTGTAACTCGTATTTAACAGTGGGACTTTTATTTCTGCGATAAGTATTGTGTAGTAAACAATATATATACTGGGTGTAGATTACTGACTGAAATCAAATTAATAACCCGAAGATCACAAATGAGTGTTTAAAAACAAggcaaaacatttttttttaccAGAATAGCAGTTACCTACTAACTATTTAGCACAAAATCAGTATACATAAAAgttaccagaaggggttttgtggagatttagtatttttcatagttgaaagcgtgagtcaattgaagctagaccaccatggaaaacctggaaacactggacggccgtttcgtcctattatgggactcctcagcagtgcgcatccacgaacccgctctcgcgggtttcgaacccaggacctaccagtctcgagccgaagcccttaaccgatagaccactgagctggcatccaacggtgttaatgtcaaacttcaactgatccacgaagttgggcaaccattcaccaatgtcttcagtgagttcctacctcacaacagacgtggttcgaaactcgcgagagcgggttcgtggatgcgcactgctgaggagtcccataataggacgaaacggccgtccagtgtttccaggttttccacggtggtctagcttcaattaactcacgctttcaactatgaaaaatgcaTAAAAGTTGTTCAAACCACTGCTCGGTCTATGGAATTAGGGTATTTTGGTGTTACCCACCAGTCTATGAAACCAACATCCAACTATTACCCCTGATTTTTGTCTTCCATATCACCCCTACGAAGATATATGGGATCATGCACGGTCGAATTATgaagttccagatattcttGAAGTTCTTTCCAACAAGTTGCACCTCGGAATTTAAATTTCAGCTTCTGTAGACAACAGACACTGACATTGAGAAGTTCGAAATACATGTTGTAAGTAGTCCCCATATTTCTTCCTTCGGTTTTTAGCTCTAAATATATTAAGTTCTACGAGATGTTTTGTTATGAACAATCAGTTTATCTTTGTTAACATGGAACTAACATCTTGTTTAGACTCAATAGGCCGTGTGTTTTCGTTTAGATCTTATGCACttgaaatttttattcattaaacatCTGAGCTTTAACAGATAGACTAGATGATTGCTCATACTTTTGACAATTCTTTTTAATATTAATCACTGCTCTATCAAATTACAATCACTATATATTTTGTTGCATGTCTTTTTCACTCAAATGTATGTAGTTATGGAATTAATTCGGTACCTTTCCTTATATTGAGTATTTCGACATCTATTTTAGTTATCATACCGAAAATTGAACGTACACTAAACTATATCACACAGGAACTGGATGAACGCGAAAGAGAAGAATTCTACAGGTTAGTTTCATCAGACATATCATTATAATTCATATTTTAATCACATATTTTAAACTTTGTGTTGCATTTATGTGTTTGCCGATGCTTGTTTAATGTTTTAAGTAATTGAGTAACATGTAAGCAGAGTAAATAAGTTTGTTAGCCCGAAATAATCATCCCGATATATCTTCTAACATTCAATAGTTGTGTTTAACTTGTTTGATATATTTCTCATGCAAATTGATGAATTTCACTGTCACATATCCTActttgagagagagagagagagacggTATAAACTCACAAAAATGCGCACTACGTAAAGGAACAGAAAGAGGATATAGGTAAGCAAGAAGATGCCAACCTAAACTATCGAAGTCTATGGAGAAATAAATGAGATAATGTCAGATTTAAGGATAAGTTTTGAAGAAAGATTAATTCATATTAACCGTTATAATCGATTTCGAGCATCGTACATTCCGTCATGAATGATCATTTATTCAATTTAGTTAGACGGGATTATCACGTATTGATCCATGTGTTTGAGCAGTGGTAAGGTCACTTAACTTTTAACAGTTAGCAAATTCAAACTCCTATTGACCCGCTTCGGTTTGAGTCACGGCATACAATCGATGGCCGTCACACCACAGCATAGCTCGAAGTCGAATAAATTATACTTTGTTTTTCTCTTTATGATGCACAAATGGACAGTGTAATTCTCAAGTGTCAGCTAGACATAGATAAGAAAATTCGATCGATTGTAATTAAGATAATCTGTACAAGCCTAACTTAGTGCAACCTAGCATACGACAGACTTTTTACTCTGTATCAGGAGGAAAGCCATATATTGACAAAAAATAGTATTGTGTTGTAAACGTAAGATCAAAATTACATAAGGTGATTGTATGTGatataaaaaaaaacgtttaaaTCCGGCCACGCATAATCCGTTAAAGTTGTGCATTGACTGAAGTTAGGCTATTGGACTATTTAaccatatttttattattgctaGTAGACAAGTGATTGGAAAACGTTTTGAGCACTAAAGGAACCAAtttgttatttccagcaattattaattaacaataaaatgGTCCCTAAGAATCTTTTCACAATGACTACTGAATATATTGTGGTTGCTagttatacaaataaatatgtaaCTGAAAATTGCACGTAAATAGAGAAGAGTAGAGAAAAATTATGTTAGTTGTCGAAAATGTAAAACGCTAAGGTAATATTTGTCGCAGTGCAGTGTCTTTGTGAATTAACATCGTTTTTTTAGTTTCCAGTGCACTTTATTTGTAT
The sequence above is drawn from the Schistosoma mansoni strain Puerto Rico chromosome 3, complete genome genome and encodes:
- a CDS encoding putative atp synthase subunit d, producing MSGQGDRFNIFPSRMAQTAMKGRLKGAQKGHRLLKRKADALTVRFRGILKQIIQAKQSMGEVMKEANFSLASVKFTTAANINSLVLQNVTKAQRKVKTDKENVAGVQLPVFKVVVEGSDTYELTGLAGGGQQIDRLKKNYSKAVDLLVDLASLQTSFITLDDIIKATNRRVNAIEFVIIPKIERTLNYITQELDEREREEFYRLKKVQEKKKRNRSLKELELKSKGFELASADHAPNILNQDENEGQILF